A segment of the Promicromonospora sukumoe genome:
TGGATCAACACCGCGACCCCGCCCCACCAGCGCGGCACCTCGGTCGGCTGGTTCTGGTTCGTCTTCGGCGCGGGCCTGCCGACCCTCGGGTCGCTCCTGGCGAGCTGGACCATCCCGCTGATCGGCGAGGTCGGCACCTTCTGGCTGGCCACCGTGCTGGTCGTGTGCGGCGCCGCGATCGCGCTCTTCGGCGTGCGCGACCGCACGCACGCCGGCCCGGAGCCGGACGCCGCCGGGTGGGGCGAGCTCAGCAAGGGCCTGACGATCATCTGGCGCAACCCCCGGGTGACGGCCGGCGCCGTCGTGCGGCTCATCAACACGACCCCGAACTTCGCGCTCTTCGTCGTGGCGCCCTTCTTCTTCACCGAGACGGTCGGCTTCAGCCAGAGCCAGTACCTGCAGATCGTGACCATCGTCTACACCGCGAACATCTTCGCCAACCTCGCCTTCGGCATCATCGGCGACCGGTTCGGCTGGAAGCGCACCGTGACCTGGTTCGGCTGCGTGACCTGCGCCGTCGGCCTGCTGCTGCTGTTCTACGTGCCCCAGGTGGTCGGCCCGAACTTCGGCATCACCGTGCTGTGCTGGGCGATCTTCGGCATCGGGCTCGCGGGCTTCGTGCCGCTGACCGCGCTCGTGCCCTCGATGGTGCCCACCCGCGACCGGGGCAGCGCCCTGGCGGTCTACACGCTCGCCGCCGGCCTCTCCGCGTTCCTCGGGCCGGTCCTCGTCGGCCTGCTCGGCGGCGCGGCCAGCATGTCGGTGCTCGTCTGGGTCTTCACGGGCCTCTACCTGGTCGGGGCGGTCCTGTGCCAGTTCCTGACCAGCAGCGAGGACCCGGGCCAGGCCGTCGAGCCGACGGCGCCCGAGGTCGTCGCGGCGCGGTAACGGCCGCTCCCCTGCCGAACGGGCTGCCCTTCTCGCGGAGGGCAGCCCGTTCGCCGTCACCAGGACGTGCGCGCGTAGACCAGGGTCTGGTCCAGCTCGAAGTAGCTCCACGCGTCCTGGCGCTGGAGACGTTCCATCTCGGCGCTGTCGTACTCGGTCCAGACCACCCGCTGGGCGGAGGCGGCGACGTCCAGCCACGAGGTCCGGTCCGCGTCCGCCCCGGGACCGAGCGTGGTCAGGGCGGGTACGGCGACTCCCTCTCGGGGTTCCAGCCGCAGGAAGAAGATGTGCTCGCCGTCGGCCCAGAGGATGCCGTCGTCGGACGCGCCGACCGTCCACCCGGCGTCCTCCCGGACGACCGTGGCCTCCCGCGAGGCCGTGTCGAGCGCGACCATCCACTGTCCCGACTCGAACATCAGCATGTCCCCGGACAGGTGCGCGTAGTTGTTCCAGACGGTTTCCTGGTCGAGCTGCACGAGGGCACGCAGGCCGGAACCCGCCGAGAGCACCCCGATCGTGCCGGGCCCCTCTGCGGGATTGCTGGACACGACGACGCCGTCCTCGCCGTCGGAGATCGCGCAGACCTCCGTCGCCACGTCGCGGACGACGTCGGAGCCGGGCGCGTCCAGGTCGACCAGGTCGATGCTCCCCGGGCACCGGCCCGCCTGGTTCAGAGTCTCTTCGTCGAGGTGCGCGATCGCCAGGGTCTGCCCTCCCGCGGCGAGCTTCCAGACCTGCCGGGCGGGGTCCGGCTCGTAGGCCTCGATCGTTCGCACCTCGCCGTCCGGCCCCTGTGCCTTCACGACGACCGTCCCGTCCTCGCGCTCCTCGGTCCAGGCGACGTGCGTGCCGGTGAGGACCGGGCTGCCGACGCGGGCGTAGTCGAGGTGCTCGCGGCCGGATTCCGGCGAACCGGCCGAGGCGGCCGAAAGCTGCCAGTGCTCCAGCACGGACTCGCCGGCCGGCCCGGTCGCCGCGGGACGCGCCAGCGCGGTGATCGGCTCCGAACCCGGCCCGACGTCGGGCCGGGCCAGTGCGGCGAGCACCGTCCCGTCGCGACGCACCGCGAACGGGACGTTGGGGTCCGACCCGATGGCGGACCCGACCATCATCTCGGCGGGATCCCCGAGGCTCACCCGGTGCTCCGTGACGAAGTCCACGCACTCGACCGCCGGGCGGGCGTCGTCGGCGTCGAGCGCCCGGACGATCGTGAAGTCCCCGGTCGGGGCGTCCGCGGGGACCGCGATCGTCCTGGTCGCGTCCGGCGTCGGCAGGTCCCCGGCGCAGTCGGGTGCGGGCGCCGGCATCTCGGGGAGGTCGAGGTCACCCAGCCCGACGGCGTCGTCCTGCCCGGTCACCGCGTTCTCGTCCCGGACCGGGGCGGTGTCGGTGTCGCCGTCGGTGTCGACCGCCGGCAGGCGGAACGTCTCCACCAGCCAGCGGTGCGCCGGGCCGGTGACGGTGTCCAGGACCGGTACGCCGACCGGCCCGTGCACGACGAGCGCGACGAGCGCGCACACCGCGACCGCCGCCGTGGTGAGCGCGGCGTCCCGGCGGACCTGGCGCGCCGCCGCGGCCTTGCTGCGGGTCAGCGTCTCGTGGCCGTCGAACACCGGCTCGTCCGAGGTCTCCGGGGCGACGTCGGTCAGGAGCGAGCGGAGCCGTTCGAGGCCCCGGGAGCTCGCCGCCTTGACGGTGCCGACCGACCGCCCGATCTCGCGGGCGACCTGCGCCTCCGGCAGGTCGAGGACGTGCCGCAGCACCACGACCCGGCGCTGCTGCGGCGACAGGCTCCCCAGCGCCCGGGCGAGCTCGTCGCGCAGCGCGACCTGCGCGGCGTGGTCGTCCGCGTGCTCCAGCGGCAGGTTGTCGTCGCCCGGGACGTCGGTCAGCCGCGTCCGGCGCCACGTGTCCGTCTTGAGGTTGACCAGCACCTTGCGCGAGTACGCCCGGGGGTTCCCCGCCCGGGCCGCGTCCCAGCGCCGGTAGACGCGCTCGAACGTGCCCTGCACCAGGTCCTCCGCCGGGGCGCGCTCACCGACCAGGAAGAACGCCGTCCGGAACAGGTACGGACCCTCTGCCTCCACGAACGCGACGAACTCCTCGTCCCGCGACCGGCCGCCCACCCGGACGTCGACCTGTCTTCCCACACGTGTCTCCATGCCCCTACCCACGCGCCGGAACCGTCACAGGTTGAGACCGTAGCCGTAACCGGCGACCCGGTGAGGTCTGCACTAGCGTGGCCGTGCCAGGCCCGGAGGGCGCGGGCGCCGGTACGACCTGGGGAGATGCTCGTGACGGACCACGACGTGGTGATCGTCGGCGCGGGGCTGGCCGGGCTGGTGGCAGCCCTCGACCTGACCAGGGCCGGGCTCGACGTGCGGCTCCTCGAACGGGACGAGCAGCCCGGCGGGCGGGTCGCCACCGAGCGCGTCGACGGCTTCGTCGTCGACCGCGGGTTCCAGGTGCTGAACACCTCCTACCCCCAGGTCCGACGCCGGCTGGACCTCGACGCCCTCGACCTGCGGCTGTTCACCTCGGGCGCGCTCGTGCGCCGCGACGGCCGGCTGCACCGGCTCGTCGACCCGCGCCGGCACCCGGGCGGCCTCGTCGGCACGCTCGGGTCGGGCCTGCTGCCCTGGCGGGACAAGCTCGCTGTCGCGGCCTATGCCGCGCGGGCCGGGTACCAGCCCGTCGGGCGGCTGCTCGCGGAGCCCGAGACCACCGCGGCGCAGGCCCTGCGCCGGCGGGGCATCGGGGACGCCGGGGTCGAGCGCTTCCTGCGGCCCTTCCTCTCGGGCGTGCTGGGCGAGGACGAGCTCGAGACCTCCAGCCGCTACGTGGACCTGGTCTGGCGCAGCTTCGCGCGCGGACGCGTCGGCGTGCCCGCCGCGGGCATGTCCGCGATCCCCCGGCAGCTCCCGGACGGCGTGCTGCGCTGCGGCGTCGACGTGCAGGCGGTCGACGGCGGCGAGGTGCGGCACGCGGACGGGCGGCTGGGGGCGCGCGCCGTGGTCGTCGCGACCGACCCGCGGACGGCGGGGCGGCTGCTGCCCACGCTGGCCGTCCCGCCGATGCGGGCGCTCACGACCGTCTACCACGCCGCCCCCGAGCCGCCCGGCACCGAGCCGATCCTGCTGCTGGAGGGCGACGACGACCGCATGGTCGCCAACTCCGTGGTGCTCTCGAACGCCGCCCCGGGGTACAGCGGCGACGGCCGGGCGCTCGTCGCGACGTCACTGGTGGGCGGCGCGGCGGCGGGGGTCGACGAGGCCGCCGTCCGCCGTCGGCTCGCGCGCCTGTACGGCGTGCCGACCGACGGCTGGGCGCACGTGCGGACGGTGAGCGTGCCGGACGCCCTGCCCGGGGCGCAGCCGCCGCTGGGCGACCTGCGCCGGCCGGTCGACCTCGGCGACGGGCTGTTCGTCGCGGGCGACCACCGCGACACGCCCTCGGTGCAGGGCGCGATGGCCAGCGGCACCCGCGCGGCCCGGGCCGTGCTGGATGCGCTCGCCGCGACGAGTGCCGCCGCTCGCTGACGCCGCCGCGACGGGCCGCGACGGGCCGCGACGGGCAAGTGAACGTAGGTCTGGTCGCACTCTGAGCGCCCAGAATGCGACCAGACCTACGTTCACATTCCCTCGGTGCGGTTGTGGTCGGCCGGGCTGGGGCGGACGGCGTCCAGGAGGTGCGCGCCGGGGCCCGTCAGCCAGCGGTCGAAGCGCAGGAGGAAGGGGAACTCGGCGCGCAGCGCGGTGAGGTCGGCTTTCCCGGCGAGCCGGCCGTCGTCGACGAGGGCGACGGTGCGGGCGAGGACGTCGTCCTGGTCGAGGGCCGTCTGCGGCAGGCAGCCGTAGGCGATCGGCCGGCCGAGCTCGCGGGTCAGGTGCCCGGCGACGTCGTTCCCGGTGAGGGCGTCGCCCGCGATCTCCAGGGTGCGGCCGGTGTACCGGCCGGGCGCCGCGAAGACGGCCGCGACGACCCGGCCGATGTCGCGGACCGCGATGAGCTGCATCTCCTGGTCGGGGCGCATCAAGAAGGTCAGGGTGCCCCGGTCGAGGCCGCCGCCCGGCGTGAGCAGGAGCTCCATGAAGGTGGCCGGACGGACGACGGTGGACGCGAGGTCGAGGCCCGCGAGGTGTGCCTCGATCCTGCTCTTGACGTCGAAGTGAGCGACGCCGGTCGGCGTCGGCCCGGCGGCGATCATCGAGCTGTAGACGAGATGGGCGACGCCGCTGTCCCGGGCGGCGTCGGCGACGGTGGTGCCGTACCTGACCTCGTCGTCGTCGGTCAGGCCGGTGCCGGGCTGGCCCGAGCTCGGCTGGACGCTGAAGACGCCGTGCGCGCCGGCGAACGCCGCGCGCAGGGCGACGGCGTCGTCGAGGCGGGCGTGGACGGTCTCGACGCCGGCGGCGGCGAGGGCGCGGGCCCGGTCGCTCGTCGGGTCGCGGACGACGGCGCGCACGGTCCAGCCGTCGGCGAGCAGCGCGGCGACCACCGCACCGCCCTGCTGCCCGGTGGCGCCGAGCACGACGACGGTCCGCGAGTCGCCGACATGGCTGTTGATCAGGGATTCGCTCATGTCTCGGACCGTAACGAAACACCCCGTCCGTTTGGCTAAAGTGAGAGCGGTGACGACCGAAGTGAGAGCGCGCCGCTCGGACGCCCGCGACAACCGCGAGCGCATCCTCGCCGTCGCCCGGGCCAGCTTCGCCGTCGGCGGCCTGGACGTGCCGCTGCGGGAGATCGCGCGGCGGGCCGAGGTGGGACCGGCGACCGTCTACCGGCACTTCGCGACCAAGGAGGCGCTGCTGGCCGAGGTGTTCGCCGAGCAGATGGTCTCGTGCGCCGCGATCGTCCGTCGGGGCCTGGCCGAGGCCGACCCGTGGCGCGGCTTCTCCCTGGTCGTGGAGCAGCTCATGGCGCTGCACGCCCTGGACCGCGGGTTCGCGCGCGCCTTCACCTCGCAGATGTCCGAGCCGGCGGAGTTCGCCGTCGAACGCGACCGCACGCTCACCGCGCTGCTCGAGCTGGTGCGGCAGGCGAAGGAGGCCGGCGCGCTGCGCGAGGACTTCGTGGTGGAGGACATCAACCTCGCGCTGATGGCGAACGAGGGCATCCGCGCGGACACCCCGGAGATCC
Coding sequences within it:
- a CDS encoding MFS transporter encodes the protein MMSQPTTSSPGAGARLLDRLGLPAPLFLGFVGVLVFMIGDGVESNYLSPFLVEQEGFGEQAAAITISLYGVFVAIGSWLAGTLSAVLGPRKVMALGAVNWVIFEAVFLLVGVGLDVHWVAVVAYTLRGIGYPFFAYAFLVWINTATPPHQRGTSVGWFWFVFGAGLPTLGSLLASWTIPLIGEVGTFWLATVLVVCGAAIALFGVRDRTHAGPEPDAAGWGELSKGLTIIWRNPRVTAGAVVRLINTTPNFALFVVAPFFFTETVGFSQSQYLQIVTIVYTANIFANLAFGIIGDRFGWKRTVTWFGCVTCAVGLLLLFYVPQVVGPNFGITVLCWAIFGIGLAGFVPLTALVPSMVPTRDRGSALAVYTLAAGLSAFLGPVLVGLLGGAASMSVLVWVFTGLYLVGAVLCQFLTSSEDPGQAVEPTAPEVVAAR
- a CDS encoding SigE family RNA polymerase sigma factor, producing METRVGRQVDVRVGGRSRDEEFVAFVEAEGPYLFRTAFFLVGERAPAEDLVQGTFERVYRRWDAARAGNPRAYSRKVLVNLKTDTWRRTRLTDVPGDDNLPLEHADDHAAQVALRDELARALGSLSPQQRRVVVLRHVLDLPEAQVAREIGRSVGTVKAASSRGLERLRSLLTDVAPETSDEPVFDGHETLTRSKAAAARQVRRDAALTTAAVAVCALVALVVHGPVGVPVLDTVTGPAHRWLVETFRLPAVDTDGDTDTAPVRDENAVTGQDDAVGLGDLDLPEMPAPAPDCAGDLPTPDATRTIAVPADAPTGDFTIVRALDADDARPAVECVDFVTEHRVSLGDPAEMMVGSAIGSDPNVPFAVRRDGTVLAALARPDVGPGSEPITALARPAATGPAGESVLEHWQLSAASAGSPESGREHLDYARVGSPVLTGTHVAWTEEREDGTVVVKAQGPDGEVRTIEAYEPDPARQVWKLAAGGQTLAIAHLDEETLNQAGRCPGSIDLVDLDAPGSDVVRDVATEVCAISDGEDGVVVSSNPAEGPGTIGVLSAGSGLRALVQLDQETVWNNYAHLSGDMLMFESGQWMVALDTASREATVVREDAGWTVGASDDGILWADGEHIFFLRLEPREGVAVPALTTLGPGADADRTSWLDVAASAQRVVWTEYDSAEMERLQRQDAWSYFELDQTLVYARTSW
- a CDS encoding protoporphyrinogen/coproporphyrinogen oxidase, which translates into the protein MTDHDVVIVGAGLAGLVAALDLTRAGLDVRLLERDEQPGGRVATERVDGFVVDRGFQVLNTSYPQVRRRLDLDALDLRLFTSGALVRRDGRLHRLVDPRRHPGGLVGTLGSGLLPWRDKLAVAAYAARAGYQPVGRLLAEPETTAAQALRRRGIGDAGVERFLRPFLSGVLGEDELETSSRYVDLVWRSFARGRVGVPAAGMSAIPRQLPDGVLRCGVDVQAVDGGEVRHADGRLGARAVVVATDPRTAGRLLPTLAVPPMRALTTVYHAAPEPPGTEPILLLEGDDDRMVANSVVLSNAAPGYSGDGRALVATSLVGGAAAGVDEAAVRRRLARLYGVPTDGWAHVRTVSVPDALPGAQPPLGDLRRPVDLGDGLFVAGDHRDTPSVQGAMASGTRAARAVLDALAATSAAAR
- a CDS encoding NmrA/HSCARG family protein translates to MSESLINSHVGDSRTVVVLGATGQQGGAVVAALLADGWTVRAVVRDPTSDRARALAAAGVETVHARLDDAVALRAAFAGAHGVFSVQPSSGQPGTGLTDDDEVRYGTTVADAARDSGVAHLVYSSMIAAGPTPTGVAHFDVKSRIEAHLAGLDLASTVVRPATFMELLLTPGGGLDRGTLTFLMRPDQEMQLIAVRDIGRVVAAVFAAPGRYTGRTLEIAGDALTGNDVAGHLTRELGRPIAYGCLPQTALDQDDVLARTVALVDDGRLAGKADLTALRAEFPFLLRFDRWLTGPGAHLLDAVRPSPADHNRTEGM
- a CDS encoding TetR/AcrR family transcriptional regulator, with product MTTEVRARRSDARDNRERILAVARASFAVGGLDVPLREIARRAEVGPATVYRHFATKEALLAEVFAEQMVSCAAIVRRGLAEADPWRGFSLVVEQLMALHALDRGFARAFTSQMSEPAEFAVERDRTLTALLELVRQAKEAGALREDFVVEDINLALMANEGIRADTPEIRQAASRRFAALMLRSFHAEPARTPLPPAVRLPPAQG